The nucleotide sequence AACTGATGTAGGTCATGCTTGGGCTGGAGTGATGAAAGATGGCAGAGAGTGGGATTTAGAAATTGGACGCTATTCTCAAGGCAATTACGGAACAGGTAAAGCACGTGACCCACAGACTAATATGAGGTTAACCGATCATGAGCTCGATTTCAAAAGTAATGCTATTTTTGCCTCAGAGCAGCACATTAATTCTTTGAGGATGACTTCACTAGCAAGACATTTTAGCAAAATGAAAAAGGATGATTGTGCCGAATACCTTTACAAAAAGGCCCTGACAAGCTCTAAAATGAATATCAAAGCTTATGCGGGACTTAAGCAGATTTATGCAAAGTTAGATGATCCAAAGAAATTTATCCAAGTCATGAAAGCGGAAATGACCGTATTCAAAAAGTACCCAGATTTTGTGTATGAATTGGGAACAGAATTAGTCGCAGTTCTGAATAAAAATGGCCAGACTAGCGAAGCTAAAACGCTACAAAAAGCCTTGGTGAAAAAAGTTGAAGATCGTTATGATTTAGCGGAGAGCGCGACCCAAAACATGGTGAAGAGCCTCTATGAGAATGGAAAAGCTAGCGAAGGTCGGCGCGCTTTTGAACGCTATATTGATGATCAACCAGATTTTTATAATACTTTAGATAAAGATATTTTGCTTTATTATGAGCTCACCAAAGCTAATGATCAAAGTAAGTACGCGACGCGCTTTTTGAAAAAAATGATGAAGGGCGGTCGAGAACGCCAGGCAGTCGTTAAGGAATATCTCTATAAGGCTTATATGGATATTGGTGATGAACGCAATGCTAAAAAAATCCTTTAGGATTTAGTAAAAAGCTTTAAGAGCGATCCGCCTTTTACGAGTTTTTTCAAAATAGGTAAGGGCAATTTAGAGAAGGAGTCATGGAGAATCGCGAGATCTTCCATGAGTTGACTCAACTCTTTCATAGCTTTGAGTGTATGGGCAGGTAGATCTTCGCCATCAGCCAATTCAATAAATTCTTTTACCGCTGAAATGGTGGGATCTAACTCACGTTTTCTACGCTCTTCTAGAACAATTTGAAAAACTTTCCACGGGTCTTTATCGGTGGTAAAATGTTCTTTTCTCCTTCCTAAGACGGGGACACTCTTAATGAGTTTCCAGTCTTTTAATTCACGTAGCGAATTGGATACATTTGAGCGTGCAATACCCAGTAATTTGGTGATTGTATCGGCATCAAGTGATTCATCAGCGAGGTAAAGTAGTGCGTGAATTTGTGCTACAGTGCGATTAACTCCCCATTGAGGACCCATTTCACCCCAGTGCAGGATGTAGGCTTCCATAGAAGGAGTGATTTTAAAATTTTCAGCGCTCATATTGATTCCTTAGTTTAACTCGATTAAGTACTTGCCGGCGTCAGATGAGTGCACAGCACTCAATTCGCCTGCTTAAGGGTCTTGCCAGACAGGCGGATGAAAAGCATTGCCCATACGGCAGTATCTTGCAGGGGGAGCTCGAGGAGGGACAGCGTCCATCTCGTATGGGTCGCATCACGGCCTTATCTGCTTAATCGTGTAAGTTATCCATAAGATGACCAAACTTTATTTTTTTTCAAAGGAAACTTTGACTTATTCCTGTAGTTACACTAATTTCTGTATAGACAGAAATAACAGAAATAAATAAAACGAGGCGCCGATGTCAGTTTACGAAGAAGTAAAGCGAGGTATAAAACTCGTAAGCAGTCAAAAAGAAATTATAAAAAATCACTACCGAGAAAATTTAGAGGATTATCTATTTTGGAGTCCTGCAGGCAATATGCATTTTGGTTATTGGCGACTTGGAGTGGGTTTCTTTAATAGGGAGCAACAGCTTAAAGAAATGAATCAGCAGGTTCTCAACTTAAGTGATTTAAAAGATGGAGGACATTTATTGGACCTAGGCTGTGGACTTGGGGCATTATTAAGAAGTGCACATGAAGCCAATCCCAAGCTTAAGCTTCATGGGATCACGATGGTTGATGAACAAATAGCCAAAGCGCAGGCATTTGGAGAGAATGATTTTGACTATCGTCTTGGAGATTTTAGATGTCTTCCCTATAAAGAAGAATCAATGGATGCCTGTACGGCTATGGAAAGCTCTTGTTATGCTAGTGGCAGTTCAAAGAATGATATGATTGCGCAGGCCGCAAAAGTGCTCAAACCCGGTGGAAGTTTAGTGATAGCGGATTTTTTCATTAAAGCAGATGTAAAACTGGGGGAGAAAACACAGGAGATTTTGAAAAAATGGGGTGATAATTGGGGCATCGTTGAAATTGGTCGCTTAGATGAAGTGGCAGAAGCCTTAGGGGATAATGGATTTGAAGAAATTGAAATCACAAATATTTCGAAGCACCTCATTCCCTCACTTATTCAGGTTCCCTTTTTGGTGATTGTTCATTTATTGAATCTTTTGATCAAAGGAAAGTGTAATAAGTCACGTTGGGAGCACATGCAATCTTGTTTCTTATGTATCCCCCTAGCCATTCAAATGCATAAATTTGCCTATAGCATTATTAGTGCAAAGAAGGTTAAAAATGCACTTAATTGATCCCAAGACTAAAGAGAAATGGAGTTTTGAGTATCGCTTAATCAAAAGCCTTAGCGCGCGAGTGACTAAGCGCCAATTAGCTAATTTTTCTCTAAAGAGAGAAGACGTAAAGCGACACTTTCAGCTTCCCGATCACTTGGACTTATGGCAGGATGAAAAGGGTGATTGTCATTTGAGTTTATGTATGATATGGATGGATACCATGGCACCGGATTGGATGCCTTTGGATATTTTGCCCGCGAGTTTTAATTGTGCCCTTCGTTTAACATGTCTGGATCGCGAAACTCAAGAATCATGTGTTTGGGTAGATACCCGTTATAGCGATAATTTCTTAGTGAGTGCCAGTAAATTTTTTGGACTTCAGGGTTTTTCAACAGAACTCAAATATGGGGACTCATTCGTGCAAAGTCCCGAATGGGATTTTCAAATTATGGATGGTGAGCCACCAATACTTATGAACGAAACAAAGTTTAATGATCTAATTGCGGGCGGAATAAAGAGCTATACCACAGAGAAAAAAGCATCAAGTAAGAAACGAGTTGACCTCATTAAAGAACATCCCTCTGAATTTAAGATTTATCAGAATCGATAGACAAAACTAAAGCTAGGGACAAATATTTATACGGGAGATTTGAGAGAAAGTGAAGGGAGTTTGTATACATGGAAATTTTATTAAAAATGAAAGAGAGGAAATAATAATGTCAAATCAAATTCATAAAGTCGTCATTTTTGGAGGCTCAGGTTTTCTGGGTTTAAACTTAGCGTCAAAATTGCTAGGAGAAAATTATCAAGTTCATATCATTTCGAGAACTGAGCCGAAAATCAAAGGAGAATGGAGCTCTAGCCAATGGGATGCTCAATCGCTTGGCTCATGGGTACAGCAATTAGAGGGAGCGGATACCATTATCAATTTGGTAGGACGAAGTGTGGACTGCATTAAAACTCCTGCAAACTGCGATGCAATTTTAAGGTCTCGAGTGGAAAGCACTGAACTGATTGGCAAAGCACTGAGAATACTAAAAGCTCCACCCAAGTTATGGATTCAGATGTCTACGGCGCATATATATGGTGACCCGGAAAAAATAGTCTGTACGGAAAATTCACCCATGGGTTATGGCTTGGCTCCCACAGTAGGACAAGCATGGGAAAAAGCTTATGCGGATTCGGTATTGCCACAGATGCGACAAGTCATACTGAGGACGAGTTTTGTCTTGGGATCATCAGGTGGTGCCCTACCTCGATTAAGTAAATTGGTGAAATGGGGCTTAGGTGGCAAAGTCAGCCATGGCCAGCAAGGGATTAGTTGGCTCCATGAAGAGGATATGAATCGGATTCTTTTGAGTGCAATCAAAAATGAATCTATGAAGGGCATTTACATTGCGACAGCTCCTGAGCCAGTTTCGAATGCGAAATTCATGAAAAGCTTACGCAAGACCCTAGTGATGCCAATAGGCCTTCCTGCTCCTGCGTGCGTAGTGAAACTAGCCGCACCCTTGATCATGAAAACTGATCCAGAACTCGCTTTATATGGCAGATATTGCATCCCTCAGAGACTCATCGATGAAAATTTTGAATTTAAGTTTCCAGATTTAGATCTAGCACTCAAAGATATTTATACTTAAAATCACCTGATAGTACGCTTAGCCAAGGACCGCACTGAGTAATATCAGCGTGGGAATTTGGCAAAGAACGAGGCAATAACCTTTATTGAAGTTTCACGCAAACAAAAAAAGGAAATTGCCTCATGGAAATGTATAACTCAAAAACAAAATATCATTGTGGAATTGACCTTCATAAGTCATCTGCTCATATTTGTGTCATGGACAAGGAAGGAAAGATAATGCTGCATAAAAACATTCGAGATAATAATTTTGTCTACATGAAGAAGGTCTTGTCGCCTTATATCGATGACCTCACTATTGCTTGTGAGAGTACTTACAACTGGTACCCTCTAGCGGACTTTTGTCGATCAGAGCATATTGAATTCACTCTTGGTCATGCGCTCTATATGAAATCTATTCACGGAGGAAAAGCTAAAAACGATAAAATTGATAGCAAAAAAATCACTGATTTATTACGCACGAATTTATTGCCTCACGCCTATGCTTGCCCCGCAGAATACCGCTCTCATAGAGACCTCCTACGAAGGCGTATAAAGTTAGTGCAGTCCAAGTCTGGAATATCAGTCTACATGAATATTTTTGAGCAACAAAACGAGCTAAAAGAAAGTACTTTATACATGAGGTCAAAACCAGATAAACTAGAAAGTCTAGTAGAACATCAGGACTTT is from Lentisphaera profundi and encodes:
- a CDS encoding TIGR01777 family oxidoreductase translates to MSNQIHKVVIFGGSGFLGLNLASKLLGENYQVHIISRTEPKIKGEWSSSQWDAQSLGSWVQQLEGADTIINLVGRSVDCIKTPANCDAILRSRVESTELIGKALRILKAPPKLWIQMSTAHIYGDPEKIVCTENSPMGYGLAPTVGQAWEKAYADSVLPQMRQVILRTSFVLGSSGGALPRLSKLVKWGLGGKVSHGQQGISWLHEEDMNRILLSAIKNESMKGIYIATAPEPVSNAKFMKSLRKTLVMPIGLPAPACVVKLAAPLIMKTDPELALYGRYCIPQRLIDENFEFKFPDLDLALKDIYT
- a CDS encoding SAM-dependent methyltransferase, whose translation is MSVYEEVKRGIKLVSSQKEIIKNHYRENLEDYLFWSPAGNMHFGYWRLGVGFFNREQQLKEMNQQVLNLSDLKDGGHLLDLGCGLGALLRSAHEANPKLKLHGITMVDEQIAKAQAFGENDFDYRLGDFRCLPYKEESMDACTAMESSCYASGSSKNDMIAQAAKVLKPGGSLVIADFFIKADVKLGEKTQEILKKWGDNWGIVEIGRLDEVAEALGDNGFEEIEITNISKHLIPSLIQVPFLVIVHLLNLLIKGKCNKSRWEHMQSCFLCIPLAIQMHKFAYSIISAKKVKNALN
- a CDS encoding GbsR/MarR family transcriptional regulator gives rise to the protein MSAENFKITPSMEAYILHWGEMGPQWGVNRTVAQIHALLYLADESLDADTITKLLGIARSNVSNSLRELKDWKLIKSVPVLGRRKEHFTTDKDPWKVFQIVLEERRKRELDPTISAVKEFIELADGEDLPAHTLKAMKELSQLMEDLAILHDSFSKLPLPILKKLVKGGSLLKLFTKS